The Tenebrio molitor chromosome 3, icTenMoli1.1, whole genome shotgun sequence genome contains a region encoding:
- the LOC138126500 gene encoding trypsin-4-like gives MLVKFLFLLFPFLFCEMNERANENSPEERIVGGDAVPITSAPFVVSVRLSDRHKCGGSIGSNRTIITAAHCTDGLEASSLSVMVGSSDINSTEQIIPVEKFIQHSHFDRDNHENDVSILRLKSQLTFDSEVQSIKLSSINFPPGTEAQIYGWGIVKEGDITFSPYLKGGTVKIVDRFSCQKAYETKNMRLTREMMCAGIEEGGVDTCPGDSGGPLVVNNSLVGITSFGFGCGDPKFPGVYVNTKVLSNFIRPTIIRLQAD, from the exons ATGTTGgtgaaatttttgttcttgttGTTCCCATTTCTGTTCTGTGAAATGAATGAAAGAG CAAATGAAAACTCACCAGAGGAGAGAATAGTCGGAGGCGATGCAGTTCCTATCACTAGTGCTCCCTTCGTGGTGTCCGTGCGGTTATCAGACCGCCACAAGTGCGGTGGATCCATTGGCTCAAACAGAACCATAATAACTGCAGCACACTGTACAGACGG GCTCGAAGCCAGCAGTTTGTCGGTTATGGTTGGCAGCTCCGATATTAATTCCACAGAGCAAATAATTCCTGTAGAAAAATTCATACAGCACTCGCATTTTGACAGGGACAACCATGAGAATGATGTTTCCATTTTGAGATTAAAATCACAGTTGACATTTGACTCAGAAGTTCAGTCTATAAAACTTTCATCTATTAATTTTCCACCTGGCACTGAAGCACAGATTTATGGTTGGGGTATAGTAAAGGAGGGCGACATTACGTTTAGTCCGTACTTGAAAGGGGGTActgtaaaaattgttgataGGTTTTCTTGTCAAAAAGCGTACGAAACGAAGAACATGAGACTCACTAGAGAGATGATGTGTGCTGGAATTGAAGAGGGAGGAGTTGATACCTGTCCAGGTGATTCCGGAGGTCCGCTAGTGGTAAATAATAGTCTTGTTGGGATAACCTCATTTGGATTTGGATGTGGAGACCCTAAATTTCCTGGAGTTTATGTAAATACAAAAGTTCTAAGCAACTTCATTCGTCCTACTATAATTCGACTTCAGGCTGATTAA
- the LOC138126593 gene encoding uncharacterized protein, with translation MLKSSEVRKESSKREREEGRTSKEGKNPLRNRFRTRRSPNRSEEENQSKEMKTTMIREMREEIKTLRKELAAVREENEELRKELTTVREEMRGREEKGQLEKADWMKRMKMIEEKMEQREKKERKNNVIITGIGAISGNIERGMEEWLEREIGVKVNRWGRGEREQEWEGRRREREGAGGDARTLRGSNTCGEMRERKRREWGEIWSEDGKEMDERIRKRRERIENERSEGEQ, from the exons ATGCTGAAATCGTCAGAAGtaaggaaagaaagcagcaagagagaaagagaagagggtagAACGTCGAAAGAAGGCAAGAACCCACTCAGAAATAGGTTCAGAACGAGAAGATCACCAAATAGAAGCgaagaagaaaatcaaagcaagGAAATGAAAACAACCATGATAAGAGAGATGAGAGAGGAGATCAAAACactaagaaaggaattagcggcagtgagagaggagaatgaggagctaaggaaagaattaacgacagtgagagaggagatgagaggaagagaagaaaaagggCAGTTGGAGAAGGCAGATTGGATGAAAAGGATGAAAATGATAGAGGaaaagatggaacaaagagaaaagaaggagaggaagaataatgttataataactgGAATAGGGGCAATAAGTGGAAATATAGAGAGGGGGATGGAAGAATGGTTAGAAAGGGAGATAGGGGTGAAAGTGAAT AGGTGGggacgaggagagagagaacaggAATGGGAAGgaaggagaagagagagagaagGTGCAGGAGGTGACGCAAGGACACTGCGAGGATCGAACACATGcggcgaaatgagagagagaaagagaagggaATGGGGAGAAATATGGAGCGAAGACGGCAAggagatggatgaaagaatAAGGAAGAGGAGAGAAAGAATAGAGAACGAGAGGAGTGAGGGagaacaataa